A single region of the Marmota flaviventris isolate mMarFla1 chromosome 10, mMarFla1.hap1, whole genome shotgun sequence genome encodes:
- the Uhmk1 gene encoding serine/threonine-protein kinase Kist, producing the protein MAGSGCAWGAEPPRFLEAFGRLWQVQSRLGSGSSASVYRVRCCGTPGSPPGALKQFLPPGTTGAAASAAEYGFRKERAALEQLQGHRNIVTLYGVFTIHFSPNVPSRCLLLELLDVSVSELLLYSSHQGCSMWMIQHCARDVLEALAFLHHEGYVHADLKPRNILWSGENECFKLIDFGLSFKEGNQDVKYIQTDGYRAPEAELQNCLAQAGLQSDTECTSAVDLWSLGIILLEMFSGMKLKHTVRSQEWKANSSAIIDHIFASKAVVNAAIPAYHLRDLIKSMLHDDPSRRIPAEMALCSPFFSIPFAPHIEDLVMLPTPVLRLLNVLDDDYLENEEEYEDVVEDVKEECQKYGPVVSLLVPKENPGRGQVFVEYANAGDSKAAQKLLTGRMFDGKFVVATFYPLSAYKRGYLYQTLL; encoded by the exons ATGGCGGGATCCGGCTGTGCGTGGGGCGCCGAACCTCCGCGGTTTCTGGAGGCCTTCGGGCGGCTGTGGCAGGTACAGAGCCGCCTAGGCAGCGGCTCCTCGGCCTCGGTGTATCGGGTGCGCTGCTGCGGCACCCCCGGCTCTCCCCCCGGAGCGCTCAAGCAGTTCTTGCCTCCAGGAACTACCGGGGCTGCGGCCTCAGCAGCGGAGTATGGTTTCCGCAAAGAGAGGGCGGCGCTGGAGCAGTTGCAGGGTCACAGGAACATCG tgACTTTATATGGAGTCTTTACAATCCACTTCTCTCCAAATGTGCCATCGCGCTGTCTGTTGCTTGAACTCCTGGATGTCAGTGTTTCGGAATTACTTTTATATTCCAGTCACCAGGGTTGTTCCATGTGGATGATACAGCATTGTGCCAGAGATGTTCTGGAGGCCCTTGCTTTTCTTCATCATGAGGGTTATGTCCATGCAGACCTCAAGCCACGTAACATATTGTGGAGTGGAGAGAATGAATGTTTTAAACTCATCGACTTTGGACTTAGCTTCAAAGAAGGCAATCAG gATGTAAAGTATATTCAGACAGACGGGTATCGGGCTCCTGAAGCAGAACTGCAAAATTGcttggcccaggctggcctgcagAGTGATACAGAATGTACCTCAGCTGTTGATCTGTGGAGCCTAGGAATTATTTTACTGGAAATGTTCTCaggaatgaaactgaaacatACAGTTAGATCTCAGGAATGGAAG gCAAATAGTTCTGCTATTATTGATCACATATTTGCCAGTAAAGCAGTGGTGAATGCCGCAATTCCAGCCTATCACCTAAGAGACCTTATCAAAAG CATGCTTCATGATGATCCAAGCAGAAGGATTCCTGCTGAAATGGCATTGTGCAGTCCATTCTTCAGCATTCCTTTTG CCCCTCATATTGAAGATTTGGTGATGCTTCCTACTCCAGTCCTAAGATTGCTCAATGTGCTGGATGATGATTATCTTGAGAATGAAGAAGAATATGAAG ATGTTGTAGAAGATGTAAAAGAGGAATGTCAAAAATATGGACCAGTAGTGTCTCTGCTTGTTCCAAAGGAAAATCCTGGCAGAGGGCAA gTCTTTGTTGAGTATGCAAATGCTGGTGATTCCAAAGCTGCTCAGAAATTACTAACTGGAAGGATGTTTGATGGGAAATTCGTTGTGGCTACATTCTACCCGCTGAGTGCCTACAAGAGGGGATATCTTTATCAAACCTTGCTTTAA